A DNA window from Porites lutea chromosome 6, jaPorLute2.1, whole genome shotgun sequence contains the following coding sequences:
- the LOC140941598 gene encoding trace amine-associated receptor 8c-like, which produces MTMTNFSEYETGQKTVIVELYCSAELIRGVDGELIFLSALNIFLSIAAFLGNTLILVALHKKTSLHPPSKLLYRSLAISDLCVGIIVGPLAVTYWISVVNERWNICYFAYWAVSFSSHTLCAVSLLTLTAISVDRLLALLLGLRYRQIVTLKTGYITVISFWILSIVVASTIFLNTIIISWYQYIVIALCLLAIIFSYTKIFFSLRQNQIYVQNYVAHGQPSQVIPLNIARYRKAVYSALWVQGTLVVCYLPSCIAVALTPQKGMPLSTYLAREFTITLVYLNSSLNPLLYCWKITEVREAVKETIRQLFR; this is translated from the coding sequence ATGACAATGACTAATTTTTCTGAATATGAAACTGGCCAGAAAACAGTCATCGTTGAACTGTACTGCTCGGCGGAATTAATCAGAGGTGTAGATGGCGAGCTTATCTTTCTTTCGGCACTGAACATTTTTCTGTCCATTGCAGCATTtttggggaacactctgatcctagttgctctTCACAAGaaaacttcacttcatccgccttccaaactcctgtatcgtagcCTAGCGATatctgatctctgtgttggtatcattgtaGGGCCTTTGGCTGTGACGTATTGGATTTCTGTTGTGAACGAAAGATGGAATATTTGCTATTTCGCATATTGGGCAGTGAGTTTCTCAAGTCATACGTTGTGTGCAGTGTCTTTATTGACattgactgcaataagcgtggacagacttctcgccttgttactggggctcagatacagacaaatTGTTACTTTAAAAACAGGATATATAACCGTAATTAGTTTTTGGATTTTGTCCATCGTCGTTGCATCTACTATCTTTTTGAATACTATTATAATTTCATGGTATCAATACATAGTTATAGCTCTGTGTCTTCTCGCCATAATCTTctcttacacaaaaattttcttctctCTTCGTCAGAACCAAATTTATGTTCAGAACTATGTTGCCCATGGACAACCTAGCCAAGTAATTCCACTtaacatagctcgatacagaaaggcagtatACAGcgcactgtgggtgcagggaacattggttgtttgttatctgcCATCTTGTATAGCGGTAGCTTTGACACCTCAAAAAGGAATGCCTTTATCTACTTACCTTGCTAGGGAATTTACGATTACTTTGGTGTATTTAAACTCGTCTTTAAATCCGTTGTTATACTGCTGGAAGATCACAGAAGTGAGGGAAGCCGTAAAAGAAACAATTAGGCAACTCTTCCGATGA
- the LOC140941885 gene encoding trace amine-associated receptor 8c-like — protein MTMINFSDYETDQKTVVVKLYCSAELIRGVDGELIFLSALNIFLSIAAFLGNTLILVALHKETSLHPPSKLLYRNLAISDLCVGIIVGPLAVTYWISVVNERWNICYFAYWAVSFSSHTLCAVSLLTLTAISVDRLLALLLGLRYRQIVTLKTGYITVISFWILSIVVASTIFLNTIIISWYQYIVIALCLLAIIFSYTKIFFTLRQNQIYVQNHVAHGQPSQAIPLNIARYRKAVYSALWVQVTLVVCYLPSCIAVALTPQKGMHLSTYLAREFTITLVYLNSSLNPLLYCWKITEVREAVKETITQLFR, from the coding sequence ATGACAATGATTAATTTTTCTGACTATGAAACTGACCAGAAAACAGTCGTCGTTAAACTGTACTGCTCGGCGGAATTAATCAGAGGTGTAGATGGCGAGCTTATCTTTCTTTCGGCACTGAACATTTTTCTGTCCATTGCAGCATTtttggggaacactctgatcctagttgctcttcacaaggaaacttcacttcatccgccttccaaactcctgtatcgtaacctggCGATatctgatctctgtgttggtatcattgtaGGGCCTTTGGCTGTGACGTATTGGATTTCTGTTGTGAACGAAAGATGGAATATTTGCTATTTCGCATATTGGGCAGTGAGTTTCTCAAGTCATACGTTGTGTGCAGTGTCTTTATTGACattgactgcaataagcgtggacagacttctcgccttgttactggggctcagatacagacaaatTGTTACTTTAAAAACAGGATATATAACCGTAATTAGTTTTTGGATTTTGTCCATCGTCGTTGCATCTACTATCTTTTTGAATACTATTATAATTTCATGGTATCAATACATAGTTATAGCTCTGTGTCTTCTCGCCATAATCTTctcttacacaaaaattttcttcactcttCGTCAGAACCAAATTTATGTTCAGAACCATGTTGCCCATGGACAACCTAGCCAAGCAATTCCACTtaacatagctcgatacagaaaggcagtgtacagtgcactgtgggtgcaggtaacattggttgtttgttatctgcCATCTTGTATAGCGGTAGCTTTGACACCTCAAAAAGGAATGCATTTATCTACTTACCTTGCTAGGGAATTTACGATTACTTTGGTGTATTTAAACTCGTCTTTAAATCCGTTGTTATACTGCTGGAAGATCACAGAAGTGAGGGAAGCCGTAAAAGAAACAATAACGCAATTGTTTCGATGA
- the LOC140940744 gene encoding cytochrome P450 3A41-like, protein MIKQITIKEFPKFQNRWFPEVNPPMSSFLFIAKDDQWKRVRTTLSPTFSATKLKEVIPLMEEASDVLTGKLTEAAKTGHSTDVNPLFSLFALEVILSAAFGMQADIQSNPDSDTVEKAKNVFRTPLWVRAFSMFPFSDYFSKKLNLSPLNHTDYFIRMARVIYDARKAQKTPSRKDLLQLMLEAQKQEIEGKRMGDEEVSAQSVIFMVAGFETTGSTLSYMAYLLAAHPEVQEKLKAVKNRGDIPLYDFINSLDYLDQVFCEVLRLYTPWYLVHRRCNEACTINGITIPQNVDVFMPPYVLHRDPSLWPDPEKFDPDRFSPENRDTQEAYSYMPFGVGPRQCIEFRFALLEMKTAMFKILSRVKFQRAADTVSKLRFRSVLLMQPRDPILLKIVLR, encoded by the exons ATGATCAAACAGATCACCATTAAAGAATTCCCGAAGTTTCAAAACAGATGGTTTCCTGAAGTTAACCCGCCCATGAGTTCGTTCCTGTTCATCGCTAAGGATGACCAGTGGAAGCGAGTTCGCACAACGCTCTCACCGACGTTCAGcgcaacaaaattaaaagaagtcATTCCATTAATGGAGGAAGCTTCGGATGTTTTGACTGGGAAACTCACAGAAGCCGCAAAAACAG GACACAGCACTGACGTCAACCCACTGTTTAGCTTATTTGCACTGGAAGTAATTCTATCCGCAGCATTTGGGATGCAAGCTGATATCCAAAGCAATCCCGACTCGGACACTGTTGAAAAGGCCAAAAACGTGTTCCGAACTCCGTTGTGGGTGCGCGCGTTTTCCATGTTCCCTTTTTCCGATTACTTCAGCAAAAAGTTAAATCTCAGTCCCCTTAATCACACCGACTACTTCATAAGAATGGCCCGAGTAATCTATGATGCCAGAAAGGCACAGAAAACGCCAAGTCGGAAGGATTTACTGCAACTGATGCTTGAAGCCCAGAAGCAAGAGATAGAGGGGAAGAGGATGGGCGATGAAGAGGTATCTGCACAGTCTGTCATCTTCATGGTAGCAGGATTTGAAACGACTGGAAGTACGCTATCTTACATGGCGTATCTACTCGCCGCGCACCCAGAAGTCCAGGAAAAACTCAAGGCTGTAAAAAACCGTGGGGACATTCCTCTGTACGACTTTATTAACAGCCTGGATTATCTTGACCAGGTGTTTTGCGAAGTCTTACGGCTCTATACACCCTGGTATTTGGTCCACCGAAGATGTAACGAGGCCTGCACCATAAATGGAATCACAATTCCACAGAATGTAGACGTGTTTATGCCGCCCTATGTACTCCACCGTGACCCTTCGTTGTGGCCTGATCCGGAGAAATTTGATCCCGATCGCTTCTCCCCAGAGAACAGGGACACCCAAGAAGCATACTCGTATATGCCGTTTGGTGTGGGTCCCCGGCAGTGCATTGAATTCCGCTTCGCCCTGCTTGAGATGAAGACCGCGATGTTCAAGATACTGTCCAGAGTCAAGTTTCAAAGAGCTGCAGACACAGTGTCTAAGCTAAGATTTCGATCCGTGCTTCTAATGCAACCACGCGATCCTATCCTCTTAAAAATAGTACTTCGTTAA